From a region of the Streptomyces sp. NBC_01454 genome:
- the ffh gene encoding signal recognition particle protein, whose translation MFDTLSDRLASTFKNLRGKGRLSEADIDATAREIRIALLEADVALPVVRAFIKQVKERATGSEVSQALNPAQQVIKIVNEELIGILGGETRRLRFAKNPPTVIMLAGLQGAGKTTLAGKLGRWLKGQGHAPLLVACDLQRPNAVNQLQVVSERAEVAFYGPQPGNGVGDPVQVAKDSIEFARTKQHDVVIVDTAGRLGIDQELMQQAADIRDAVSPDEVLFVVDAMIGQDAVNTAEAFRDGVGFDGVVLSKLDGDARGGAALSVAHVTGKQVMFASNGEKLDDFDAFHPDRMASRILGMGDMLSLIEKAEQTFSQAEAEKMAAKLAKGPKEFTLDDFLAQMEQVRKMGSISKLLGMLPGMGQMKDQINNLDEREVDRTAAIIKSMTPAERHEPTLINGSRRARIAKGSGVDVSQVKSLVERFFEARKMMSKMAQGGGMPGMPGMPGMPGMGGGARKKKQVKQAKGKRKSGNPMKRKAEEEAAAARREAAQSGNPLGLPQGGQDPQDFELPEEFKKFMG comes from the coding sequence GTGTTCGATACGCTTTCCGACCGCTTGGCGAGTACTTTCAAAAACCTCCGGGGCAAGGGCCGCCTGAGCGAGGCGGACATCGACGCCACGGCGCGCGAGATCCGTATCGCGCTGCTCGAAGCGGATGTCGCCCTCCCCGTCGTCCGGGCCTTCATCAAGCAGGTCAAGGAGCGCGCCACCGGCTCCGAGGTCTCCCAGGCGCTGAACCCCGCCCAGCAGGTCATCAAGATCGTCAACGAGGAGCTCATCGGCATCCTCGGCGGCGAGACCCGGCGGCTGCGGTTCGCCAAGAACCCGCCGACCGTGATCATGCTGGCGGGTCTGCAGGGTGCCGGTAAGACCACCCTCGCCGGAAAGCTCGGCCGCTGGCTGAAGGGCCAGGGCCACGCCCCGCTGCTGGTCGCCTGTGACCTCCAGCGCCCCAACGCCGTCAACCAGCTCCAGGTCGTCTCGGAGCGCGCGGAGGTCGCCTTCTACGGCCCCCAGCCGGGCAACGGCGTCGGCGACCCGGTCCAGGTGGCCAAGGACTCCATCGAGTTCGCGCGGACCAAGCAGCACGACGTCGTCATCGTCGACACCGCCGGCCGCCTGGGCATCGACCAGGAGCTGATGCAGCAGGCCGCGGACATCCGTGACGCGGTCAGCCCCGACGAGGTCCTCTTCGTCGTCGACGCGATGATCGGTCAGGACGCGGTCAACACCGCCGAGGCCTTCCGCGACGGCGTCGGCTTCGACGGCGTGGTGCTCTCCAAGCTCGACGGTGACGCCCGCGGTGGTGCGGCGCTGTCCGTCGCCCATGTCACGGGCAAGCAGGTCATGTTCGCCTCCAACGGCGAGAAGCTGGACGACTTCGACGCGTTCCACCCGGACCGCATGGCGTCCCGCATCCTCGGCATGGGCGACATGCTCAGCCTGATCGAGAAGGCCGAGCAGACCTTCAGCCAGGCCGAGGCCGAGAAGATGGCGGCCAAGCTGGCGAAGGGCCCCAAGGAGTTCACCCTCGACGACTTCCTGGCCCAGATGGAGCAGGTCCGCAAGATGGGCTCCATCTCCAAGCTGCTCGGCATGCTGCCCGGCATGGGGCAGATGAAGGACCAGATCAACAACCTCGACGAGCGCGAGGTCGACCGCACCGCCGCCATCATCAAGTCGATGACCCCGGCCGAGCGCCACGAGCCGACGCTCATCAACGGCTCGCGCCGGGCCCGTATCGCCAAGGGTTCGGGTGTCGACGTCAGCCAGGTCAAGAGCCTGGTCGAGCGGTTCTTCGAGGCCCGCAAGATGATGTCGAAGATGGCCCAGGGCGGCGGCATGCCCGGGATGCCCGGCATGCCGGGGATGCCTGGCATGGGGGGCGGCGCCCGCAAGAAGAAGCAGGTCAAGCAGGCCAAGGGCAAGCGCAAGAGCGGCAACCCGATGAAGCGCAAGGCCGAGGAGGAGGCCGCGGCCGCGCGCCGCGAGGCCGCCCAGTCCGGCAACCCGCTGGGCCTGCCGCAGGGCGGCCAGGACCCGCAGGACTTCGAACTCCCCGAGGAGTTCAAGAAGTTCATGGGCTGA